One Geotrypetes seraphini chromosome 15, aGeoSer1.1, whole genome shotgun sequence genomic window carries:
- the CPLANE2 gene encoding ciliogenesis and planar polarity effector 2 isoform X1 — MCLTLMCSAMSLCPAPGSLLLRDWHQSAEAKEYVGSLLRKNARKVFGLIERPVLPPQVAADTVSYKIFVSGKSGVGKTAMVAKLVGQEVPSVHHETTGIQTATVYWPVKLKSNSQVLLFKFQFWDCGEATLKKFDHILPACKEKADAVLLLFSFTDRLSFDDLPNQIARVLDGSEKLARIVVGSKFDQYMHTDVTEQDVTEFQHTWQLPVLRMKSVNGPRLADGWTLDGRAGLTDVAHILNRLAENLWHYDQVAAGLVPAD, encoded by the exons GTCTGACTCTGATGTGCTCCGCTATGAGCCTGTGCCCTGCCCCGGGGTCTCTGCTTCTTAGAGACTGGCACCAGTCTGCCGAGGCCAAGGAGTATGTGGGCAGCCTTCTGCGCAAGAACGCCAGGAAAGTCTTCG GTCTGATTGAGAGGCCTGTTCTCCCTCCTCAGGTGGCTGCTGATACTGTCAGCTATAAGATCTTTGTGTCTGGGAAAAGTGGAGTAGGGAAGACCGCTATGGTGGCCAAGCTGGTTGGACAGGAGGTCCCCAGTGTACATCATGAAACTACAG GAATCCAGACAGCGACAGTCTACTGGCCGGTGAAGCTGAAGAGCAACTCTCAAGTGCTTCTGTTCAAGTTTCAGTTCTGGGACTGTGGAGAAGCTACtctgaaaaagtttgatcacaTCCTTCCT GCCTGTAAGGAGAAGGCAGATGCAGTTCTCTTACTTTTTTCTTTCACCGACCGATTGTCCTTTGATGATTTACCCAATCAGATCGCGCGTGTCTTGGATGGCTCTGAAAAGCTTGCCAGAATTGTGGTTGGCTCCAA ATTTGATCAGTATATGCACACTGATGTGACAGAGCAGGATGTGACAGAGTTCCAGCACACCTGGCAGCTGCCAGTGCTACGGATGAAGAGTGTGAACGGGCCTCGACTTGCTGATGGGTGGACTCTGGATGGCAGAGCAGGATTGACCGATGTGGCGCATATACTGAACAGATTGGCAGAGAACCTTTGGCACTATGACCAGGTAGCAGCGGGTCTAGTCCccgcagactag
- the CPLANE2 gene encoding ciliogenesis and planar polarity effector 2 isoform X3, translating into MARLYVNKGLIERPVLPPQVAADTVSYKIFVSGKSGVGKTAMVAKLVGQEVPSVHHETTGIQTATVYWPVKLKSNSQVLLFKFQFWDCGEATLKKFDHILPACKEKADAVLLLFSFTDRLSFDDLPNQIARVLDGSEKLARIVVGSKFDQYMHTDVTEQDVTEFQHTWQLPVLRMKSVNGPRLADGWTLDGRAGLTDVAHILNRLAENLWHYDQVAAGLVPAD; encoded by the exons atggccaGGCTGTATGTGAATAAAG GTCTGATTGAGAGGCCTGTTCTCCCTCCTCAGGTGGCTGCTGATACTGTCAGCTATAAGATCTTTGTGTCTGGGAAAAGTGGAGTAGGGAAGACCGCTATGGTGGCCAAGCTGGTTGGACAGGAGGTCCCCAGTGTACATCATGAAACTACAG GAATCCAGACAGCGACAGTCTACTGGCCGGTGAAGCTGAAGAGCAACTCTCAAGTGCTTCTGTTCAAGTTTCAGTTCTGGGACTGTGGAGAAGCTACtctgaaaaagtttgatcacaTCCTTCCT GCCTGTAAGGAGAAGGCAGATGCAGTTCTCTTACTTTTTTCTTTCACCGACCGATTGTCCTTTGATGATTTACCCAATCAGATCGCGCGTGTCTTGGATGGCTCTGAAAAGCTTGCCAGAATTGTGGTTGGCTCCAA ATTTGATCAGTATATGCACACTGATGTGACAGAGCAGGATGTGACAGAGTTCCAGCACACCTGGCAGCTGCCAGTGCTACGGATGAAGAGTGTGAACGGGCCTCGACTTGCTGATGGGTGGACTCTGGATGGCAGAGCAGGATTGACCGATGTGGCGCATATACTGAACAGATTGGCAGAGAACCTTTGGCACTATGACCAGGTAGCAGCGGGTCTAGTCCccgcagactag
- the CPLANE2 gene encoding ciliogenesis and planar polarity effector 2 isoform X2 has translation MCSAMSLCPAPGSLLLRDWHQSAEAKEYVGSLLRKNARKVFGLIERPVLPPQVAADTVSYKIFVSGKSGVGKTAMVAKLVGQEVPSVHHETTGIQTATVYWPVKLKSNSQVLLFKFQFWDCGEATLKKFDHILPACKEKADAVLLLFSFTDRLSFDDLPNQIARVLDGSEKLARIVVGSKFDQYMHTDVTEQDVTEFQHTWQLPVLRMKSVNGPRLADGWTLDGRAGLTDVAHILNRLAENLWHYDQVAAGLVPAD, from the exons ATGTGCTCCGCTATGAGCCTGTGCCCTGCCCCGGGGTCTCTGCTTCTTAGAGACTGGCACCAGTCTGCCGAGGCCAAGGAGTATGTGGGCAGCCTTCTGCGCAAGAACGCCAGGAAAGTCTTCG GTCTGATTGAGAGGCCTGTTCTCCCTCCTCAGGTGGCTGCTGATACTGTCAGCTATAAGATCTTTGTGTCTGGGAAAAGTGGAGTAGGGAAGACCGCTATGGTGGCCAAGCTGGTTGGACAGGAGGTCCCCAGTGTACATCATGAAACTACAG GAATCCAGACAGCGACAGTCTACTGGCCGGTGAAGCTGAAGAGCAACTCTCAAGTGCTTCTGTTCAAGTTTCAGTTCTGGGACTGTGGAGAAGCTACtctgaaaaagtttgatcacaTCCTTCCT GCCTGTAAGGAGAAGGCAGATGCAGTTCTCTTACTTTTTTCTTTCACCGACCGATTGTCCTTTGATGATTTACCCAATCAGATCGCGCGTGTCTTGGATGGCTCTGAAAAGCTTGCCAGAATTGTGGTTGGCTCCAA ATTTGATCAGTATATGCACACTGATGTGACAGAGCAGGATGTGACAGAGTTCCAGCACACCTGGCAGCTGCCAGTGCTACGGATGAAGAGTGTGAACGGGCCTCGACTTGCTGATGGGTGGACTCTGGATGGCAGAGCAGGATTGACCGATGTGGCGCATATACTGAACAGATTGGCAGAGAACCTTTGGCACTATGACCAGGTAGCAGCGGGTCTAGTCCccgcagactag